From Methanoculleus thermophilus, the proteins below share one genomic window:
- a CDS encoding glycosyltransferase family 39 protein has product MITMGRKQGKRAKHGEQTYNNGGDLDSDTPIPTRSDSLTLDRTVASIKYNRYVQILIGLTLVGALLRFYNLAGNSLWLDEAATLSFARQSLIGIWESIAGGEFNPPLFYWLEHAMLVFGESEFVLRFLPALFGVLTIPVVYYIGTEFRDKNVGLIAAALLTFSPFHIFYSQEARAYAPMLFFFSLALLFYVRASRSDEVRSWVLFGVFSAVAFWMHFYAFVPVAVLILHALITRAGDIRRDVRSARAPALALTAFIVTTLPLLFVTANLFLVRTSSAPTFGMQGFDVVYQTFLQISGFSDLLLVLFLILFLLGVAYTWRDDRDGALLLVFMMILPIVGSLILSSRMPMIPRYLIYLLPVYFVGIASAYPGLYALVKDRRAVYLALAAAFLVSTPFLAAYYTTPQKNDWRGFSAELDEMTKDGDLVVVLPSYMTLPLNYYYSNATDGTIELVATTEGDLELIRNQYPGKQTYYVVTGDIFAADPTGDAVNWLQANTEFAGQRMGIYLFKSV; this is encoded by the coding sequence ATGATAACGATGGGCAGAAAACAGGGAAAAAGAGCAAAGCACGGGGAACAAACATACAACAATGGGGGAGATCTCGATTCGGACACCCCTATACCGACACGCTCAGATTCGCTTACGCTCGACAGAACCGTAGCGTCCATCAAGTATAACCGCTACGTTCAGATCCTTATCGGGCTGACGCTTGTCGGGGCCCTCCTTCGGTTCTATAACCTCGCCGGAAACTCGCTCTGGCTCGATGAAGCCGCGACACTCTCGTTCGCCCGGCAATCGCTCATCGGCATCTGGGAGAGCATTGCTGGCGGGGAGTTCAACCCGCCGCTCTTCTATTGGCTGGAGCACGCGATGCTCGTCTTCGGGGAGAGTGAGTTCGTGCTTCGGTTCCTTCCTGCGCTCTTTGGCGTTCTGACAATCCCGGTCGTCTATTATATTGGAACAGAGTTCCGGGACAAAAACGTCGGGCTCATAGCCGCCGCACTCCTTACGTTTTCGCCCTTCCACATCTTTTACTCACAGGAAGCCCGGGCATACGCCCCGATGCTCTTCTTCTTCTCTCTCGCGCTGCTCTTTTACGTGCGGGCGAGCAGATCCGATGAGGTCCGATCCTGGGTTCTCTTCGGCGTCTTCTCCGCCGTTGCCTTCTGGATGCACTTTTACGCGTTCGTTCCGGTCGCCGTCCTTATCCTCCATGCCCTCATCACCCGTGCGGGCGATATTCGGCGTGATGTCCGGAGCGCGAGAGCACCGGCCCTCGCGCTTACTGCCTTCATCGTCACGACCCTTCCCTTGCTCTTTGTCACGGCCAACCTCTTCCTGGTGAGGACGTCGTCCGCCCCGACCTTCGGTATGCAAGGGTTCGACGTCGTCTACCAGACCTTCCTCCAGATCTCAGGGTTCAGCGACCTCCTCCTCGTGCTGTTTCTCATCCTCTTCCTGCTCGGCGTTGCCTATACCTGGCGTGATGACCGGGACGGAGCACTCCTCCTTGTCTTCATGATGATCCTCCCGATAGTGGGGAGTCTTATCCTCTCTTCGAGGATGCCGATGATCCCGCGCTACCTCATCTACCTCCTTCCGGTGTACTTTGTCGGGATTGCATCTGCATATCCTGGACTCTACGCTCTTGTCAAGGACAGGAGAGCAGTCTATCTGGCTCTCGCGGCGGCTTTTCTCGTCAGCACGCCATTCCTTGCAGCCTACTATACGACACCCCAGAAGAACGACTGGCGGGGTTTTTCCGCAGAACTTGACGAAATGACCAAAGATGGCGATCTCGTCGTTGTGCTGCCGTCTTACATGACGCTTCCGCTCAATTATTACTACAGCAATGCAACAGACGGGACCATCGAACTTGTGGCGACGACCGAGGGGGATCTTGAATTGATCAGGAATCAGTATCCTGGAAAACAGACGTACTATGTGGTAACCGGGGATATCTTCGCCGCAGACCCCACCGGAGATGCGGTGAACTGGCTCCAAGCGAATACAGAGTTTGCCGGGCAGCGCATGGGGATCTACCTCTTCAAGTCGGTCTAA
- a CDS encoding glycosyltransferase produces MPTFNEEENIAAIIDAVNTVLTKNSIHGEILVVDDDSKDRTIPIVREITGKNSNVRLIVRREDHGLSQSVVEGFRAARSDILQVIDADFSHPPELIPKFYEAIREGADIAIGSRYMKGGDIEQWPLKRRIISLGATAFGRILFPEVTDPVSGFFAVRREVVSGAPLAPRGYKILMEILGKGRWRSFTEIPFVFKDREEGESKLRLGTMIDYLGQCASIIHFAMAHRTGPVWAEWTKVLRFGFVGLSGILVNMGLLYALTEIAGLYYLVSAAIAIELSIVNNFIWNDVWTFRSAKNLKFKQKISRFGSFQAVSMGGLAINMVILYLLADIVGVYYLIANLVGIFIAFAWNYTMNRHNTWARAY; encoded by the coding sequence ATCCCGACCTTCAATGAAGAGGAGAATATCGCAGCAATCATTGATGCGGTCAACACTGTTCTCACGAAGAACAGCATCCACGGCGAAATCCTGGTCGTGGACGATGACTCGAAGGACCGTACGATCCCGATCGTTCGGGAGATCACCGGCAAAAATAGCAACGTACGGCTGATTGTCCGGAGAGAAGATCACGGTCTCTCTCAGTCAGTCGTCGAGGGGTTCCGAGCGGCTCGATCCGATATCCTGCAGGTTATCGATGCTGATTTTTCGCACCCACCGGAGCTCATTCCCAAGTTCTATGAGGCGATACGAGAGGGGGCAGACATCGCCATAGGAAGTAGGTACATGAAGGGTGGAGATATCGAACAATGGCCGCTCAAACGAAGGATCATATCCCTCGGCGCCACCGCATTTGGCCGTATTCTCTTCCCGGAGGTCACAGATCCCGTAAGCGGGTTCTTTGCCGTGCGGCGGGAGGTCGTTTCCGGTGCTCCCCTTGCGCCACGGGGCTACAAGATCCTGATGGAGATCCTTGGCAAGGGCCGATGGCGCTCGTTTACCGAGATACCGTTCGTCTTCAAAGATCGTGAGGAGGGAGAAAGCAAACTGCGGCTCGGCACGATGATCGACTACCTCGGACAGTGCGCCAGTATCATCCACTTTGCGATGGCACATAGGACTGGGCCGGTCTGGGCTGAGTGGACGAAGGTCCTTCGGTTCGGATTTGTCGGGCTTTCCGGGATTCTGGTCAATATGGGCCTCCTCTACGCTCTGACTGAGATCGCTGGCCTCTATTATCTGGTCTCCGCAGCAATCGCAATCGAACTCTCAATCGTAAACAATTTCATCTGGAATGATGTCTGGACATTTCGTTCAGCAAAAAACCTGAAGTTCAAGCAGAAAATTTCGCGGTTCGGATCGTTCCAGGCGGTATCAATGGGTGGGCTCGCAATCAACATGGTCATTCTCTATCTTCTTGCGGATATTGTCGGGGTCTACTATCTCATCGCGAACCTTGTGGGGATATTCATCGCGTTTGCCTGGAACTATACGATGAATAGGCACAACACGTGGGCAAGAGCATACTGA
- a CDS encoding M20 family metallopeptidase — MDVARLTSSLVQIRSENPPGNTADIVAFIGEFLDALGVKSRIVSNPGGRDNLVTTEPDPRLLLCGHVDVVPAIPDDWRHDPYSGEIGDGYVWGRGATDMKGGCAALLTAYRDLIEEGIDPKVQLAFVCDEETGGEYGIRSLLAQDLLKPRECLIAEPTPALSPGIGQKGLYRINLSFRGQPGHSSLYPIVGKSAVMAAFDLIGYLRELHAHPFPPGKDLQPLITQSARVFRDVFGIEGGEEILTRLMFNPGRIEGGEKANIVAEQCRMDLDIRVPWGCSLEDLRRGIAEHAPDATIREMDVAEPTLTPLDARIVRAVCQEVERVYGMPAVPFLQWAASDAKYLRDEGFAVVEYGPGEVPTLHAVDERVSVRQLEMAVDVYRGVIRGYSG, encoded by the coding sequence ATGGATGTCGCCCGCCTCACCTCATCGCTCGTCCAGATCAGGAGCGAGAACCCGCCAGGGAACACCGCAGATATCGTCGCATTCATCGGGGAGTTCCTTGATGCGCTTGGAGTGAAGAGCCGGATTGTCTCAAACCCTGGCGGGCGTGATAACCTCGTCACGACCGAACCCGATCCCCGGCTCCTCCTCTGCGGCCACGTCGACGTAGTCCCTGCCATCCCCGATGACTGGAGACACGACCCCTACAGCGGGGAGATTGGCGACGGCTACGTCTGGGGGCGGGGCGCTACCGATATGAAAGGCGGGTGTGCCGCTCTCCTTACCGCGTACCGTGACCTGATCGAGGAGGGAATAGACCCAAAGGTGCAGCTTGCTTTCGTCTGCGACGAGGAGACCGGCGGGGAATATGGGATCCGGTCGCTGCTTGCACAGGATCTGCTCAAGCCCCGCGAATGCCTGATCGCCGAACCAACTCCGGCACTCAGCCCGGGGATCGGCCAGAAAGGCCTCTACCGGATCAACCTCTCGTTCCGCGGCCAACCGGGACACAGTTCGCTCTATCCTATCGTCGGGAAGAGTGCTGTTATGGCGGCGTTCGATCTCATCGGCTACCTGCGGGAGCTCCACGCGCATCCCTTCCCGCCAGGAAAAGACCTGCAGCCTCTTATCACCCAGTCCGCCCGGGTCTTCCGCGACGTCTTCGGTATCGAGGGGGGAGAAGAGATCCTCACCAGGTTGATGTTCAACCCTGGGCGCATCGAGGGCGGAGAGAAGGCGAACATTGTGGCGGAGCAGTGCCGGATGGATCTCGACATCCGGGTGCCGTGGGGGTGCTCCCTCGAGGACCTCCGGAGAGGTATCGCCGAACACGCACCGGACGCGACAATCCGTGAGATGGATGTGGCCGAACCGACCCTGACGCCTCTGGACGCCCGGATTGTCCGAGCGGTCTGTCAGGAGGTGGAACGGGTCTACGGGATGCCGGCGGTCCCGTTCCTCCAGTGGGCGGCAAGCGACGCAAAGTACCTCCGGGATGAGGGATTTGCTGTCGTTGAATACGGGCCGGGAGAAGTCCCGACGCTGCACGCGGTAGACGAGCGGGTCAGCGTAAGGCAACTTGAGATGGCGGTGGATGTGTACCGGGGGGTTATTCGGGGGTACTCAGGGTAA
- the moaA gene encoding GTP 3',8-cyclase MoaA, with product MVLKDPYNRTVTNLRISLTSRCNLRCIYCHAEGEVSPEEQMSAEDIAELIRVGVQFGVKSVKFTGGEPLLRRDLVDIIRSVPPGVESSLTTNGTLLAKMAAELKSAGLARVNVSLDTLRPERYRQITGKDCLADVLAGIDAAIEVGLTPVKINMVLLEGINEDEVDDFMAFVRGKRDLILQVIELMEFNECKFHGDVDSVEQELNEKATRVVTRRMHHRKKYCLDGAEVEVVRPLHNTEFCAFCNRLRVTSDGKLKPCLLRSDNLVDTRGKHGKELEDAFREAVSRRKPFFT from the coding sequence ATGGTGCTGAAGGACCCCTATAACCGAACCGTGACCAATCTCCGGATCAGTCTGACCTCCCGGTGCAACCTGCGGTGCATCTACTGCCATGCTGAGGGCGAGGTGAGCCCGGAGGAGCAGATGAGCGCTGAGGATATCGCCGAACTGATACGGGTGGGCGTACAGTTCGGCGTCAAGAGTGTCAAGTTTACCGGCGGGGAGCCCCTGCTCCGCCGCGATCTCGTGGATATCATTCGTTCGGTGCCGCCGGGCGTCGAGTCCTCCCTTACGACGAACGGGACGCTGCTTGCAAAAATGGCGGCTGAACTCAAATCTGCCGGTCTTGCCAGAGTGAATGTCAGTCTCGATACGCTCCGCCCCGAGCGCTACCGCCAGATTACGGGGAAGGACTGCCTCGCTGATGTCCTCGCCGGGATAGATGCGGCGATCGAGGTCGGCCTCACTCCGGTCAAGATCAATATGGTGCTCCTTGAAGGCATCAACGAGGATGAGGTAGACGACTTCATGGCCTTTGTCCGCGGCAAGCGTGACCTCATCCTGCAGGTCATCGAGTTGATGGAGTTCAACGAGTGCAAGTTCCACGGCGATGTGGACAGCGTCGAGCAGGAACTCAATGAGAAGGCAACCCGGGTCGTCACCCGCAGGATGCATCACCGCAAAAAGTACTGCCTCGATGGTGCTGAGGTTGAGGTGGTCCGGCCTCTCCACAACACGGAATTCTGTGCATTCTGCAACCGCCTGCGCGTGACGTCGGATGGCAAACTCAAGCCCTGTCTTCTGCGAAGCGACAATCTGGTGGATACCAGAGGCAAGCACGGCAAAGAACTTGAAGATGCATTCAGGGAAGCCGTGAGCAGGCGTAAGCCGTTCTTCACGTGA
- a CDS encoding RlmE family RNA methyltransferase, with the protein MGSQWTKDSVYRKAMKAGYRARAAYKLLEIQQRNGIIRPDDNIVDLGAAPGSWLQVLRDLTKGKVIGVDLNPIAPLEGVTTIVGDFTDPLVQERIRKEADGVVNVVVSDASPKLSGQKSYDQARAIGLGEEALAFACTILKPGGNMVIKSFQGELFGELIAEVRKHFHSVRGYRTKATRRGSAETYIIAKNFKGTCDGAEGPL; encoded by the coding sequence ATGGGTTCTCAATGGACAAAAGATAGCGTCTATAGAAAGGCGATGAAGGCCGGATACCGGGCGCGGGCTGCATACAAACTGCTGGAGATCCAGCAGCGCAACGGGATCATCAGGCCCGACGATAACATCGTCGACCTTGGGGCGGCACCGGGAAGCTGGCTGCAGGTACTCCGCGATCTGACGAAAGGCAAGGTCATCGGCGTGGATCTCAACCCAATTGCTCCACTCGAAGGGGTCACCACCATTGTCGGAGACTTCACCGACCCACTTGTCCAGGAACGCATCCGAAAGGAGGCTGACGGCGTCGTCAACGTTGTGGTCTCCGATGCCTCGCCGAAACTCTCCGGCCAGAAGAGTTACGACCAGGCCCGTGCGATTGGGCTCGGTGAGGAGGCCCTAGCGTTTGCATGCACGATCTTAAAGCCTGGCGGAAATATGGTGATCAAATCGTTCCAGGGCGAGCTCTTCGGGGAATTGATTGCCGAAGTAAGGAAGCACTTCCACTCTGTCCGCGGGTATCGAACGAAGGCGACGCGGCGAGGGAGTGCCGAGACCTACATAATTGCGAAGAACTTCAAGGGAACATGCGATGGTGCTGAAGGACCCCTATAA
- a CDS encoding DNA polymerase sliding clamp, which yields MLKATIDAEIFRESIDAIAALVTECRLHTAEDQIWTRAVDTANVAMVSLNLRSTAFNSFSATPGELGLDIAKMKNILGMMGKGDALTLNLLDDERKLEMSFGGYRYSVTLLDVNTIRKDPNPPGIELPGKAVLSGDALNNAIKAAAVISDKIALGIDPDSMTFYMEAEGDTDHIKLALGEDELVALNPVRARSLFSIDYLKDMGKVMARADEVEVYLGIDHPVRFAFDIADGNGRVEYLLAPRIEAD from the coding sequence ATGTTAAAGGCAACGATTGATGCAGAAATATTCCGGGAATCCATCGACGCAATCGCCGCACTGGTGACGGAGTGCCGCCTGCACACGGCAGAAGATCAGATCTGGACGCGGGCCGTCGATACCGCAAACGTGGCCATGGTCTCCCTGAACCTCCGGAGCACGGCGTTCAACTCGTTCTCGGCGACACCCGGGGAGCTGGGTCTCGATATCGCGAAGATGAAGAACATCCTCGGTATGATGGGGAAGGGCGACGCGTTGACGCTCAATCTGCTCGATGACGAGCGGAAGCTGGAGATGAGTTTCGGAGGCTACCGCTACTCGGTCACGCTGCTTGACGTCAACACCATCCGCAAAGATCCAAATCCGCCGGGGATCGAGCTTCCCGGAAAGGCAGTCCTCTCGGGCGACGCGCTGAACAACGCCATCAAAGCGGCTGCCGTCATCTCCGATAAGATCGCGCTCGGGATCGACCCGGATAGCATGACCTTCTATATGGAAGCGGAGGGGGACACCGACCATATCAAACTCGCACTCGGTGAGGACGAACTTGTTGCCTTGAACCCGGTTCGGGCACGTTCCCTCTTCTCAATAGATTATCTGAAGGATATGGGCAAGGTCATGGCACGCGCTGATGAAGTGGAGGTCTATCTCGGCATCGATCACCCCGTACGGTTTGCCTTTGACATTGCGGACGGCAACGGCCGCGTTGAGTATCTCCTTGCTCCTCGGATTGAGGCTGATTAA
- the priL gene encoding DNA primase regulatory subunit PriL, with amino-acid sequence MDVVLDHKELTKYPFLKESQQLARRHVESLEEFLASGSGAMALERAKDRIIAALNSKRSFQDETTQNLKPELEIASYALARVLVSCIGDRSLIDRLARYEAERASFFLENDDPLIRQFVAWSIGINTEATTLPVTEYVELVSRMRDRRWRLVNRDVRQGAVRLEPGDIDELIRERIRFILVDQLPLRIPPAICERLRPIANEITALQQQQILEQFGDIEEEAFPPCISALIQAIGAGTNLTHMGRFAITSFLHTIGMNTTGIAEIFSRAPDFDLDMTMYQVEHISGRGGTEYTPPSCATMRTFGLCTNKNKDCERISHPLSYYRFRKNSKKRPK; translated from the coding sequence ATGGATGTCGTACTGGACCATAAAGAACTCACCAAATACCCATTTTTAAAAGAGTCACAGCAGCTGGCCCGTCGGCACGTCGAGTCGCTCGAGGAATTTCTCGCAAGTGGTTCGGGAGCCATGGCGCTCGAACGGGCAAAAGATCGGATCATCGCCGCTCTGAACTCAAAGAGAAGTTTCCAGGACGAGACCACACAGAACCTCAAACCCGAGCTTGAGATTGCGAGTTACGCCCTTGCCCGGGTGCTGGTCTCCTGCATCGGAGATCGCTCCCTCATCGATCGGCTTGCCCGTTACGAGGCAGAGCGCGCTTCGTTCTTTCTTGAGAACGACGATCCACTGATCCGGCAATTCGTTGCCTGGAGCATCGGGATCAATACCGAGGCAACAACCCTGCCGGTCACCGAATACGTCGAACTGGTCTCCCGCATGCGCGACCGGCGTTGGCGGCTCGTGAACAGGGATGTACGCCAGGGTGCGGTCCGCCTTGAGCCGGGCGATATCGATGAGTTGATCCGGGAGCGGATCCGGTTCATCCTCGTAGATCAGCTGCCGCTTCGGATCCCGCCCGCGATCTGCGAGCGCCTCCGTCCGATTGCAAACGAGATCACTGCGTTGCAGCAACAACAGATTCTGGAACAATTCGGCGATATCGAAGAGGAGGCATTCCCGCCCTGCATAAGTGCGCTCATCCAGGCGATCGGTGCAGGGACAAACCTGACACACATGGGTCGGTTTGCTATCACGTCGTTCCTCCATACGATAGGTATGAACACCACCGGAATCGCGGAGATCTTCTCACGGGCGCCCGACTTCGACCTGGATATGACGATGTACCAGGTGGAGCACATCTCCGGCCGTGGGGGGACAGAGTATACGCCGCCGTCATGCGCCACGATGCGCACCTTCGGGCTCTGCACCAACAAAAACAAAGACTGCGAGCGGATCAGCCATCCCTTGAGTTACTACCGTTTCAGAAAGAATAGCAAAAAGAGACCTAAGTAA
- the speB gene encoding agmatinase encodes MHELAHLHFADADASYEDARYAIFGVPYDGTTSFRPGTRFGPRAIRELSFNFESYEPSTGIDLFEVPVVDLGDLEVSRLPEEVVGQVADVAGDIVGDGKIPVMLGGEHTATIGTVRAVRPEVYVVCDAHLDLRDELDGTPYSHGCVTRRVLDTVKDIVIIGARSGDREQFEFATEETRLYTADTVRERGISDILREIREHIGGRRTYLSIDADAIDCCLTPGLGTPEPFGLTPLDIREIVRALAPDAVGFDYVEVAPFDTGQTATVAAQIVREFIARHWIANQ; translated from the coding sequence ATGCATGAGCTTGCTCATCTCCATTTTGCGGACGCGGATGCGTCCTATGAGGACGCCCGCTACGCCATCTTCGGCGTTCCCTACGATGGCACGACGTCGTTTAGACCGGGAACGCGATTTGGACCGAGGGCGATTCGAGAACTCTCGTTCAACTTTGAGTCTTACGAGCCGTCGACCGGGATAGACCTCTTCGAGGTTCCGGTCGTGGATCTTGGCGACCTTGAAGTCTCCCGGCTGCCGGAGGAGGTTGTTGGGCAGGTGGCTGACGTTGCGGGCGATATCGTCGGCGACGGCAAGATCCCGGTGATGCTCGGCGGCGAGCATACAGCCACAATCGGCACGGTGAGAGCCGTCCGGCCGGAGGTCTACGTCGTCTGCGACGCGCACCTGGATCTCCGGGACGAACTCGATGGGACACCCTACAGCCACGGCTGCGTCACCCGGCGCGTCCTCGATACGGTCAAGGATATTGTCATCATCGGCGCACGGAGCGGGGACCGTGAACAGTTTGAGTTCGCAACAGAAGAGACCCGGCTCTATACCGCCGATACGGTGCGGGAGCGAGGCATATCCGATATCCTCCGCGAGATCCGGGAGCATATCGGCGGGAGAAGGACCTATCTTTCGATCGACGCCGATGCGATCGACTGCTGCCTCACGCCCGGCCTCGGCACGCCTGAACCGTTCGGGCTGACACCGCTTGATATCCGCGAGATCGTGCGGGCCCTTGCACCGGATGCTGTCGGGTTCGATTATGTCGAGGTCGCTCCGTTCGATACCGGACAGACGGCAACGGTGGCCGCGCAGATCGTTCGAGAATTCATCGCCCGGCACTGGATCGCGAATCAGTAA
- a CDS encoding translation initiation factor IF-5A translates to MKEQTEVGKLKEGRYVVVDDEPCKIVAIATSKPGKHGAAKSRIDCIGIFDGVKRSIVQPVSAKTYVPVVERKIAQVISIAGTTLQLMDVKDFEMFELTVSEEQVAGLEPGQEIAYISSLGKKKLE, encoded by the coding sequence GAAGTTGGAAAGCTGAAAGAGGGACGCTATGTCGTCGTTGATGATGAGCCGTGCAAGATTGTCGCCATCGCTACATCCAAACCAGGGAAGCATGGGGCAGCAAAATCCAGAATAGACTGCATCGGCATCTTTGACGGCGTCAAGCGTTCGATCGTTCAGCCGGTCTCGGCAAAGACCTACGTCCCCGTAGTAGAGCGAAAGATTGCGCAGGTTATCTCGATTGCCGGTACAACCCTCCAGCTCATGGATGTCAAGGACTTTGAGATGTTCGAGCTGACCGTAAGTGAGGAACAGGTCGCCGGTCTAGAGCCTGGTCAGGAGATCGCGTACATCTCATCCCTGGGTAAGAAGAAACTTGAGTGA